In the Setaria italica strain Yugu1 chromosome VI, Setaria_italica_v2.0, whole genome shotgun sequence genome, one interval contains:
- the LOC101777757 gene encoding uncharacterized protein LOC101777757, producing MDPKKPSAGQSTGPSKNGGAISSNLISNVPGFQRNHHSRLGEKNTNSAPNGGAINTNQTSTVPGFQRDHHSRQLGDHHSRQLGRNKTASSSSGGAVNTNRTSTVPGFQRDHHSSQLGQNNTASSSSGGAVNTNNQTSTVPGFQRDHHSRQLGRNNTASSSSGDLREKLKQARKSEKLNVGQLAQKIGVEPQAIEDYQSGKEVPPQIIANIEKELIKLLSKK from the exons GCGGCGCAATCAGTAGTAATCTGATCTCTAATGTTCCCGGTTTTCAGCGTAATCATCACTCAAGACTAGGTGAAAAAAACACAAATAGTGCACCCAATG GCGGCGCAATTAACACTAATCAGACCTCTACTGTTCCCGGTTTCCAGCGTGATCATCATTCGAGGCAACTAGGTGATCATCATTCGAGGCAACTAGGTCGAAACAAGACAGCTAGTTCATCTAGTG GCGGTGCAGTTAACACTAATCGGACATCTACTGTTCCCGGTTTCCAACGTGATCATCATTCGAGTCAACTAGGTCAAAACAACACAGCTAGCTCATCTAGTG GCGGTGCAGTTAACACTAATAATCAGACATCTACTGTTCCCGGTTTCCAGCGTGATCATCATTCGAGGCAACTAGGTCGAAACAACACAGCTAGTTCATCTAGTG GTGACCTGAGGGAAAAACTCAAACAAGCCAGGAAGAGCGAGAAGCTGAACGTTGGACAGCTTGCACAG AAGATCGGCGTGGAGCCACAGGCGATTGAGGACTACCAGTCCGGCAAGGAGGTTCCACCGCAGATCATTGCCAATATTGAGAAGGAACTAATAAAGCTTCTGAGCAAGAAGTAA